The Kribbella jejuensis region CTCGACCCGGGACAGATGCCCCTTGTCCCATCCGGACTCCGCAGCCGCCCGGGTCAACGGCATACCGGACGCCTCCCGGAGCTCACGCATCCGGGAACCGATCACAACGCGAGCCTGTGCTGGCCTCACAGTGCACTCTCCGGTCCGACCGTTGCCCACTGCGACAACACCGTAACGCTCTGATTCTCTGTAAAAAAGTGGCACTTCGCCAGTCGCCCAGCGAAAAGGACCACCACCATGCGTACCGCCCTCATGCGCATCACCGCCCGCGTTGCCGTCACCACCCTTCTCGCCGGTGCCGCCGCCCTCGGCACCGGCGTACTCCCCGCGAGCGCCGCCACCGGGACCGTCGTCACCGACAGCGGCACCGGCGTCGCGATCCGGTCCGGGAACGCGACCAGCTTCGCCTCGGTCGGCAACCAGCCGAACGGAACCGTCGAGATCGACTGCCAGGTGTACGGCGAACCCGTCACCGGCAAGTACGGCCGCAGCCTGATCTGGGACCACATCCCCGGCAAGGGCTACATCACCGACTCCTACGTCAACACCGGCAGCAGCGGGCTGATTGCGCCGCTCTGCACCAGCAACCCGCGCGCCGACAAGGCGATCGCCTGGTACTCCTCACGCAACGGCTCGACCGCGTTCCAGGGGTACTGCGAGATGGCCGCAGAGAACTCGTTCGGAAAGACCGGGGTCTGGGCCTCGGCCACCGCGGACTGGAACGACGCGGTGAACCGCGGCGTCGCCCACCCCGGCGACCTGAACCCACCGAAGGGCGCCCTGGTGTTCTGGGACCTCGCGGCCCCCTACGGCCATGTCGGCGTGGCCCGCGGTGACGGCTACTTCTGGGCCACCAGCGTCAACGGCGCGATCGGCCTCGCCAAGCTCCCGTACTACTCCAACTACCGCGGCTGGGCCTGGCCGAACTTCTGACAGGACCTGAAGCCGGGCAGGCGAGCACCTGGACGCGCGTTCCGCCCCTCACGCGTCCAGGTGCTCGACCCTGTCCAGCCAGTCGTCGACCAGCGCGCGGTACAGCTCCGATCCGGGGCCGGGAAGGAAGTGGTCCTCCTGGTCGAGTACGGCGTACGTCGCGCGCGGGTAGTCGTCGAGGATCGGCCACGCGTCGGCGTACCCGGCGATCGTGTCCTGGCGGCCGGTGACGATCAGGGTCGGGCGGTCGAAGTGGGTCGACGGGTCTTCGCTCAGCCCGTACGTCGAGGGGTCGCGCTGGATGCGGCCGAGGAACTCGACGTCGGCCAATTCCTCCGCGTCGTCGTAGTACTTGTGCTGGCGATCGCGAGCCGGGGACGGCAGCAGGTGCTCGTCCGTCGGGAGCGTGCGGCGGGTGCGGTCGATGACGATGCCTGGTGCTCTGAGCAACAGTCCTAGGACTTGGGCCGGGTTCCTTTTGAGGATGCCTCGGGCGTGCAGCGCGCCGGCCGACGTACCTGCGAGGGCGAATGGTTCGGCACCGGCCACTTCGCTGATCAGCGCAGCAATGGCGGACACCATGCCGTCCTGGTTGGTGATGGTCGGGTCGGCCGGGGACTTGCCGGTGCCGGGTGGGTCCACGTAGA contains the following coding sequences:
- a CDS encoding CHAP domain-containing protein, which gives rise to MRTALMRITARVAVTTLLAGAAALGTGVLPASAATGTVVTDSGTGVAIRSGNATSFASVGNQPNGTVEIDCQVYGEPVTGKYGRSLIWDHIPGKGYITDSYVNTGSSGLIAPLCTSNPRADKAIAWYSSRNGSTAFQGYCEMAAENSFGKTGVWASATADWNDAVNRGVAHPGDLNPPKGALVFWDLAAPYGHVGVARGDGYFWATSVNGAIGLAKLPYYSNYRGWAWPNF
- a CDS encoding alpha/beta fold hydrolase, with the protein product MYYESFGAGRPIFFLPSWGGDAGEGRDLHEPVFERRTGWRRIYVDPPGTGKSPADPTITNQDGMVSAIAALISEVAGAEPFALAGTSAGALHARGILKRNPAQVLGLLLRAPGIVIDRTRRTLPTDEHLLPSPARDRQHKYYDDAEELADVEFLGRIQRDPSTYGLSEDPSTHFDRPTLIVTGRQDTIAGYADAWPILDDYPRATYAVLDQEDHFLPGPGSELYRALVDDWLDRVEHLDA